GAAGATTCAGTGGCCGCGGTAGACGCCGAAGATAAAGTGCAGGTTTACCGCAACTGGCTGGGCCTGATGCAGGGCACGCTCAAAGAGGAATTTGAAAAAGGCGGTCAATCCGTTGTGCGCTCGCTAAACGCAGATAAAGCATACCTGACACCTGATGGAGGATCGCTTACGCTCAAAGGCCGGGCGATGATGTTTGTGCGTAACGTGGGCCACCTGATGACCACACCTGCGATTTTAGATGAGCAAGGCGAAGAAGTCTTTGAGGGCATTGTCGACGCGGTGATCACCGCAACAGCGGCACTGCACGATCTGCACGGTGATGGCGCACTGAAAAACTCCAGTGCGCAAAGTGTCAATATCGTTAAACCCAAAATGCATGGCCCCGAAGAAGTTGCCTTTACCGGTGAGTTGTTCGATGCCGTTGAAGAGTTGCTGGGTTTGCCCGCTAATACCCTGAAAATGGGGATCATGGATGAAGAGCGCCGTACTTCGGTTAATTTGCAGGCCTGCATCAATGCAGCACAATCCCGTGTGGTGTTTATCAATACCGGGTTTTTAGACAGAACCGGTGACGAAATTCACACTTCGATGCTCGCAGGTCCGGTATTGCCTAAAGGCGAAATAAAAGCCCAACCCTGGATAGCAGCCTATGAAGATCGAAACGTAGATATAGGCCTGGCATCAGGGTTTGCAGGTAAGGCGCAAATAGGCAAAGGTATGTGGCCGATGCCTGACAAAATGGCGCTAATGATGGAGCAAAAGCTGGCTCATCCTAAATCCGGCGCGAATACCGCCTGGGTGCCCTCACCCACAGCTGCTACTTTACATGCGATGCACTATCACGATGTGAAAGTGGCCACATTACAACAGCAAATTGCACAGCGCCAGATGGCGAGCCTGGATGACTTGCTGACACCGCCATTGCTGGGTGAGCGTCAGTTAAGCGAAGAGGATATTCAGACTGAGCTAGACAACAATGCGCAGGGCATTCTGGGTTATGTGGTGCGTTGGATTGATCAGGGCATTGGCTGTTCTAAAGTCCCTGACATCAATCACATCGGCCTGATGGAAGACAGAGCGACTCTGCGTATTTCCAGTCAGCACATTGCTAACTGGCTGCATCATGGCATTTGCACCGAAGAACAGGTTAAGCGCACGTTTGTCCGTATGGCGACCATTGTTGATGAGCAAAATAGTCATGATCCTCACTATGTGCCTATGAGTGGCGACAATATGGCGGATAACCTGGCGTTTTCGGCTGCTCTGGCGTTAGTGCTTGACGGTAAGGCACAACCGAATGGTTACACTGAACCTCTGTTGCATGCGTACCGACGTCAATATAAGCAACTTGCTCAGTAGGATATATGGCTGGTTTGGGTAACAGAGTGTAAAGGGGCTTTACGCTCTGTTGCCCGGTAAAATGTCAGCAGATGTAAGAATGCGTCAGATTTATGTCATAACCCGTTGTATTATTTTAGTGCAGTGCATACTCTTACCTGAAAGTGATAAATACGGATGATAATGACTATGCTGTCAGGGAAATACACCTTAGCAGGAATCAGTGCTTTGTTTTTGTCGGGCTGTGTTTTTGTGCCGCATACCGAGATGACCTTTGATGAGTATTGCGGCGTTTATAAAGAATCTACCAGTATCAAAATGGCACCGCGTGCTGCCAGTAATCTGGTGTTTCACGAACTCGAACTGGCTGGCGGTCTGGCACTGGCTATGTCCAACGGTGTGGTTAACGCACAGGAACGCCAGGCTTACAAAGAGGCCTGCCTGGCAAATGGCATCGATATAGACGCCGAGCGCAAGCTGAGTGCTGATACTTCTGTGCTTCAATCAAAGCAGCAACAAGCGTGCGACGAGCACGCGTCTGATTTATGTGAGATTGAACGACGCCGCTGATCCGGCTTTTTATTGCCGTGACTTTTTCCTTCCGATTCTTCTTTAGCGCCACCAGCTTATTTTGACGTCTGGCGGTAGCCTGTGTGCAGGTAAAACTTTTGACGTCTGGCGTATCGGTATGTCTGATATCAAGCGCCAATAACCCGCCGTTTGACTGGTTTGAATTCTAAGAC
The window above is part of the Pseudoalteromonas rubra genome. Proteins encoded here:
- a CDS encoding malate synthase G, with protein sequence MSSHILQAGLRIDTRLFDFVDQALLPGTRINADDFWSGFANIIRTLTPKNRALLEKRDSLQKQIDDYHIANPGWDAEKYRTFLTDIGYLVPAVEAQSITTAQVEPEIARIAGPQLVVPVSNARFALNAANARWGSLYDALYGTDVLSEEDGAERASAYNPVRGFKVMAYGRQLLDRMLPLAHGSHIESTNYAVVQGELIITLNDSSQVKLTDPAQFVGYNGQPQNPTALLFKHNDLHFEILIDPQDPIGEADKAGIKDIILESALTTIMDCEDSVAAVDAEDKVQVYRNWLGLMQGTLKEEFEKGGQSVVRSLNADKAYLTPDGGSLTLKGRAMMFVRNVGHLMTTPAILDEQGEEVFEGIVDAVITATAALHDLHGDGALKNSSAQSVNIVKPKMHGPEEVAFTGELFDAVEELLGLPANTLKMGIMDEERRTSVNLQACINAAQSRVVFINTGFLDRTGDEIHTSMLAGPVLPKGEIKAQPWIAAYEDRNVDIGLASGFAGKAQIGKGMWPMPDKMALMMEQKLAHPKSGANTAWVPSPTAATLHAMHYHDVKVATLQQQIAQRQMASLDDLLTPPLLGERQLSEEDIQTELDNNAQGILGYVVRWIDQGIGCSKVPDINHIGLMEDRATLRISSQHIANWLHHGICTEEQVKRTFVRMATIVDEQNSHDPHYVPMSGDNMADNLAFSAALALVLDGKAQPNGYTEPLLHAYRRQYKQLAQ